AAATACTAATAATATTTTTTAAAGATTGAATAATTGCTGTTGTTGTAAAATACTATCATAATAGATAATAGTTAATATATAGCATATAATTTATTATACTAATAATGTAACCTCTTATAATATACTATTATTTTTGCCCATAACTATTCTGATAATAATAACAGTATTTAATTGTAAAAAATTAATTCATAAGTAAAATGCGGCCCATGTCAAAAGATTACTATTCTCGTTCTGAGAGGTTTATTCCTCGAAGTGGTAAAAGTGTAGAAGTAGTATTAACGATAGATAAAAAAGAATGTGTATATGCTCCTCTTAAAGATATATCTAATACAGGTTTAAGTTGCTTGACTTGGAGTTTACCTGAGTCAGTATATTCTGGTTTAGTATTCAGTGATATTGCTTTACGGCTTGACGATAAAATATTATCTTTTGGCAAAGGTGTAACTAAACGTTTGCAGCGTATGTTTTTTAATGATGACACTCTACGAGTTCATGACATCGGAATACGTTTTGCAATCTTAGGCAATGAGATACTTAAAAAGGCCTCTGAATATTTACAACCCGTTGGTTATGTTGCATCTGAGTTGGTATCTTATGAAGATGATAGTATTGATTTAAAAGATGATAAGCTAAGTAATATAAGCATAGCAGATTTCCGCGATTTAAAATCATATGATATATTTGATAAATGTAAAGCATTTTATGAATATGTTAAGAAAGTACAACGTAAGGGTCTTTATCAATCGATGTTTCGAGTTACTCTTACTTCTCCTATTGATCATAGAGTAACTATCTTCAATCCATTAAAAAGATGCGAGCAAGAAATTTTATGTTTTGATTCTAATAGTTATTTTTGTTTGCACCGCCATCCACGTGTAGTTAGAGCTGCGATACAAACTATTGAGAAAATGGGTGTTGGTACTCCAAGCGCGCAATTACTTTCAGGAACAAATAGGTATTTGCGTGAGCTTGAAGAAGAACTATGTGATTTTCACAAGCGCGAAGATGCTATTGTTTTTCCGAGTGGTTTTGCTGCCAATTTAGGAACTATTACTGCACTTGTACGTTCTAATGATCTTATCGTTCGTGATCGTTTTGTACATGCAAGTATTCATGAAGGGTGTCGCGCTACAAAATCAAAATTTATACGTGTTTATCCACATAACGACATGCAGGCTCTTGAGAGAATTATCAATTCTGCTGAAGGCCATGGTTGTAATGGCAAAATGATCATTAGTGATGGTATATTTAGTATGCATGGACGTTTAGCACCGCTTCCTGAGCTTGTTGAAATTGCAAAGAAGTATAAGGCAAAATTAATGATAGATGATGCTCATGGATTAGGTGTAATTGGACCAACAGGTGGTGGCATAGAAGAACACTTTAATATGATAGGTGCAGCTGATGTTCTTATGGGCACCCTAAGTAAAGTATTAGGTGGTATAGGTGGTTATGTTTGCGGTAGTAAAGATCTCATTTATTATTTGCGTTTTTTTGCGGCGTCAGGCTTCTTTACTACTGCTTTACCGGCTGCCACTTGTGCATCGCTTACCGAAGCCTTAAAGGTGATTAAAGAAGAACCACATCATCGGCATAAATTATGGCACAATTTATGGCGTTTATGGCGAGGGCTTTATGATGCTGGTTTAATTGTTTCAGAGCCAGATAGTGCTATTCTAACAGTATTCATGGGTTCAATGAACCTTATGTTTAAATTCAGTCGTGAATTGTTTGATTTAGGTATTAAATGCGGCAGTGTTGCATATCCAGCTGTACCTAAACAAGAATCTATTTTACGCTGGACGCTATGCTCGACTCATACTGACGAAGACATCGATCGAGCTATTGAAGCTTGCCGTATTATTGGTAAGCGTTTTGGTATGTTAGGTAAGACTCCTGAGGAAATACAAGAATTAGGTAATAGCTTCGAAGAAGCTTAAATATAACATGGTTTATATATTTATTATTACTATAATGATTATGAATTATTAAAAGAATAGATTTATATTATACTATTTATTTCACTTTGTATGTTTTTTTACCATTCAGCGTCAAAATGACAGGCATTATAACCATCAGCGCGACATCTGGTATGTTTTACCTTTACATTAGTTACACCAGTATATTCTATTAGACGTTTAAGATAACCCATCAGCTCTAAGCATAAATAACGATCAATTACACCCCAATTTTTTAGCATACCAGTTAACATATTATGGCCAGTATTGATTTCCCATTCACCAGTATTTTGGATACGATTCCATATTTTAGTAGCCGAGCGCACTACGCTAATAGGGCTAAGTGTTTTGATGATGAATTTAATAAAGACGCCCAGATCTTGATCTGCTTCGTATGCGCCAATTTCGCTTAGTATTGAAAGATCTCCGGGGCTACATGTGTCAACAACACTATGCAATAAACGCGCGAATAAACCTAAATCATGCCATGCTATAGCAATAGAAGCACTGACTTCACGTGCGTCTACATTTGATAAATTAGATAGTACGGTTTGCCATTTTTGTTCTCCGAAACGTTCACGAACAAAATGGCTTATATGACAGATGCCAATCCCTTTTTGTTTGGGAATTATAATATTGGGAGTATTCATTGCAATAGTGTGTGTTGCACTGTATGATTTAAACATTGGCCATCTCCAATTTTCTGATCAAAATCGAGTGCATCACTTCCACCAAAAACAATAGGAGAGTAATGTAGAATACTCGATGATTTTTTGTTACGCTATTTTTTTAAGGGTATTTTTGTCTCACTATATGTCTATGCTGCGTTATTTTTGATCGTGCGATATTTATATAAAATATAGTTACGCAATGCATATAAAATACTACCTTGAATGTATGTGCGTTGTGTTTGTGCCTGCATTTCAGACATTACGTAGACTCTTAAAAAAACCTTAAAATCCAGATAATTTTTATCTGTCACTCGAGTTTTTTAAAGCAGCTGAAAATTATAGATCAGATAAAAATTTTTGCATATATATTTTTTGACGTAATAACGCAACGCAGCATAGGGCTTGGTGGGCATGATTTAGGCTGGAATAAATATACATAATATAATTAAATTTTATATGTCATGTGTCAGGGGTCTGACACCAAACTTCTTCTACTTGTTTATTAAATGTTTTAGCGATTCGTATTGCTAAGACTAGAGATGGTACGTATTTACCTGCTTCAAGGGCAATAATGGTTTGCCGCGTGACTCCTACTTCTTGTGCTAATTGCTCTTGGGTCATTTCATTATTTTCAAAACGTAATCGCCGAATTTGGTTGGTTAAATTACTATGTTTTTTAGAACTCATTATTTTAGCCTCGACGATAAAGAAAAATAGTAGTGATACCCCATGCAAAATACATCGAGAGCCAACCGTAATATACGATTAACACCAAGTGTAGATTAGGAATTACGCCAGCTTGTCGGCTCATTAAATTTTTATCTCCAAAATTGCATGTACGAATAATAACTATAGTAATATAAAATATACAAAAAGTAAAGCGAACTAAACATAAAGTAATAAAAAAATTACATAGACGTGATCATTTTTATAAAAATCATGGGAAAAATTATGGGTGTCAGACTACGTATGAAATTATGGATTATGGTGTCTAACACACCATTAAAGGCGGCACTATTAAAGGCAGCATTAAAGAGCATAAACTTACCCGTATGCTTGACAGCAGTTGAGTATTTAGTAATACTGAACAATTGTACAGTCTAGGTAAAAAACATATGACGTTGTTAAAACTACAGCCATCTGAATCTACTAGTGGTGTTTCGCTTTGGGTGGGTACATCGGGTTATTCGTATCCCGAGTGGGTAGACGCTGGGATTTATCCACCTGGTACTAAGTCGGCGCGTATGTTGCCACTTTACGCGCGTGATTTTGCGGTTACTGAGCTTAATTACACCTGGTATCAAATGCCTCGCGCCGAAGCGATTGAGCGCCAGCGTGCCTTGGTACCGCCTATTTTTAAGTTTTGCGCCAAACTTACCCGCACTATGACTCATGAAATTGATGCTAAAACTTGGCAAAACGAGGCAGCCAAATACCGTCATGGTATCGCGCCACTGTTGCAATCGCGGCAGCTTTTAGCGATTTTAATTCAATTTAGTGCTGGTTTTGAGCGTTCGACAAAAAATCGCAACTATTTAAGTGCGTTGCTTGAAGAATTGCAGGGGTTACCGTTAGCGGTTGAGTTTCGCAATGCTTCATGGGCAAACGGTAAGGTTTTTACGGAGCTTGAGCGTCGCCAGGTGACGCTAGTTTCGGTAGATGAGCCGAGCCTGCCGGGATTATTTCCTTCATTAGATATAGTGAGTAACCCCGAACTTTTTTATGTGCGCTTTCATGGTCGCAATGCCAAAGGGTGGGGTTCGGGCAAAATGGCGCAGCAGTTTGATTATAACTATTCTGACGACGAACTTGCTAAGTGGCTTGAAGAAAAGCTGCAGCGTATGATCACCCTCGCCAAAAACGGCGTGTTGTTTTTTAACAACCACGTGCGTGGTCAAGCGCCCCGCAATGCTCAGCAATTAGTGAAGCTACTAACCGAGGCAGGATGGCGCGCGGGGGGTTAATAGGTATAACCGAACTACATGCAACCGCGCGCCATAATACATCTTAATGTTGCTGATTTTGCGGTTGCCGTAGAGCGTCTTCTTGATGCGCGTCTGCGTGAGCGCCCAGTGGTTATTGCCTCGGCGGCTGCTGTGCGCGCAACTGTATTTGACATGAGTGATGAGGCCTATACGTGTGGTATTCGCAAAGGTATGTCGTTAGCGCGGGCGCGACGTTTGTGTCGCGATACGGTGGTTATTGCCCCGCACGCTGATCGCTACGAGCAAGCCATGCGCGTTTTGTTAAAGCAGGCGCTGCCTTATTCGCCTTTAGTAGAGATGACCGATAGTAATGGCCATTTGTTTATCGATAGTACTGGTACACATCGTTTGTTTGGACCGCCTTATGATGTTGCTTGGCGTATTCGCAAGGCAGTGCGAGCTGAGTTGGGCTTTGATCCGATCTGGTCAGTAGCGCACAATAAACTGCTTGCTAAAATGGCTACTCGTATAGTTAAGCCGGTTGGTGAATACATTTTAGAAGAAGGTGATGAAAAAGATTTTTTATCACCATTGCCTTTGTCGCTGCTGCCGGGCCTTGAACCTGATGAGCTAATACGTTTGCGAGAGTTTCGTCTTGTGCAGATTGCCCAAGTGTTAACTTGGAATCAGTCGCAACTTGAGGTGGTGTTCGCTAAACGTGGGCGTTTACTTTACGAAGCAGTGCGTGGCATTGATTCTTCGCCAGTGTTACCCGTGGGGCAGAAGCTACCTGAGGTTAAGGCAGATCATGATTTTGGCGATGACACTAATGATAGCGAGATTTTGCATGCGGTTTTGTTTGCACTGTTAGATACTACCAGTCACGAGTTACGCCAGCGGCGCTTATGCGCGCAATGTCTTGGTCTCACACTTGATTATTCTGACGGTATACGAGTGGCACGGCAGACTCGTCTTAAACCAGCAAGTGCAAGCCTTTGGCGTTTGTTTACAGCAGCACAAAAAATTCTTGAGTTAGCGTGGACTCGCCGGGTGCGGATACGACATTTGCAAGTGTGTTTAAACCATTTGTGTTTTCCGCCAGCACAGCTTGAGTTGTTTGGCGAACCTGATGATCAACTTATACAAAAAAACGAGCGTTTGATAAAATCTATTGACGCGATTAGAGAAAAGTTTGGGATTACGGTATTGAGCTTTGGTCGTGAACAACACGTGAACCATAAACATGTACCAGATATCGCACGATGATACCACTAGTTACGCGATCAAATGGTTCGTTAGGGTGGGGAGTAGCAGCACCAGAGGCTATTGTTAGGGCAGCGTTTAAATATGGCTATCGTCGTATGGCGCTTACTGACACTGACAATCTTTATAATTTATGGCCATTTTTGCAGGCCTGCAGTGAAGTAGGCATTAGCCCGATTATTGGTGCTGAGTTAACTGAGCCTGATTCTAAGCAACGCGTTGTTTGTTTGGTTGAAAATGAACTTGGCTATCGCAATCTCTGTCGTTTGATTTCTAAGCGTCATTGCCAAAAAGATTTTAAGCTTATTAAGGATCTTCCTTCGTTAGCATTAGGCCTTTATGTTTTAGTGCCCTCAGCAAAATTACTGGCCTCGCTTTATGAGGCAGGAGTGACGGTAGCAGCAGCCCTGCCACGTAACCCTTCGCCGCAGGCAGTAAGAGCACGAGTATTAGCGCGTAACTTAGGAGTTGATGCAGTGGCAGTACCATCAAGTTTTTTTGTTTACCCGCAAGAATACAATTTACATCGACTGCTTCGTGCTATTGCTAACAACACAAGTTTTTCATGCTTACTCCCAAACGAAGTTGCGCCTGCTGATGCATTTTTAGCGAGTCCTGCGGAGTATGAGCAACGGTTTGCAATTTGGCCTGAAGTGATGAGAGCAAGTGAAGAAATAGCTGAGCGTTTGAATTATACTGCACCCAACTTTGGTATAGTTATGCCACCATTAATTGAACAAAGTGATTTGTCAACAAGTGATGGCAATAGTCATGAGCTATTGCGCGCACTTACTTATCAAGGCGCAGAGCAACGTTATGGCGCTGAGTTACATGAAACGGTGGTTGAGCGGATTGAATATGAACTTAATATAATATGTTCAATGGGATTTGCTAGTTATTTTTTAGTTGTAGAACAAATTGTTAAACGCTCGTCCCGTATTTGTGGTCGTGGTAGTGGAGCAGCTTCAATTGTGGCATATTGTTTGGGTATAACTAATGTATGCCCAATAAAATTCAATCTTTACTTTGAGCGCTTTCTTAACCCGGGGCGATGTGATCCGCCTGATATCGATGTTGATTTTGCTTGGGATGAACGTGATACGGCCATTAACACAGTGCTAACAGAACACCGCGGTCATTGCGCTATGGTCGCTAGCTTTACCAGTTTTCAACCGCGGATGGCTATTCGCGAAACTGCTAAAGTATTTGGTTTAACCGACGGTGAAATTGGCCAAGTATCAAAACGCCTGCCTTGGTTTTGGCATGAGGTAGAAGACGATGATAGTGCTTCATTGCTACAGCGTTTACGAAAGTTGCCCGAGCTTAAAGATTTAGATTTTGCCGAGCCTTGGCCCCAGATCATGCAATTAGCACAACAGTTAATTGGTATACCGCGCCATATTTCTGTACATCCAGGCGGCATAGTAATTACCCCAGAACCTATTGATAATTATGTGCCGATTGAAATGGCACCCAAAGGAGTGCCGATTATTCAATGGGAAAAAGACGGCGCTGAGACTGCTGGGTTAGTGAAGATTGATTTATTAGGCAACCGCAGCCTTGCAGTAATTCGTGATGCTATCGCCAACATTCGTTTGCATGGTGATTTTGCTGAGCAGGATTGGGAGCCTGAAGACGACTTAGCTACTCAAGATTGTATTGCTAAAGGTCAGACCATGGGATGCTTTTATATAGAAAGCCCTGCTACACGTTTA
This Deltaproteobacteria bacterium DNA region includes the following protein-coding sequences:
- a CDS encoding DUF72 domain-containing protein, with amino-acid sequence MTLLKLQPSESTSGVSLWVGTSGYSYPEWVDAGIYPPGTKSARMLPLYARDFAVTELNYTWYQMPRAEAIERQRALVPPIFKFCAKLTRTMTHEIDAKTWQNEAAKYRHGIAPLLQSRQLLAILIQFSAGFERSTKNRNYLSALLEELQGLPLAVEFRNASWANGKVFTELERRQVTLVSVDEPSLPGLFPSLDIVSNPELFYVRFHGRNAKGWGSGKMAQQFDYNYSDDELAKWLEEKLQRMITLAKNGVLFFNNHVRGQAPRNAQQLVKLLTEAGWRAGG
- a CDS encoding aminotransferase class I/II-fold pyridoxal phosphate-dependent enzyme, producing MSKDYYSRSERFIPRSGKSVEVVLTIDKKECVYAPLKDISNTGLSCLTWSLPESVYSGLVFSDIALRLDDKILSFGKGVTKRLQRMFFNDDTLRVHDIGIRFAILGNEILKKASEYLQPVGYVASELVSYEDDSIDLKDDKLSNISIADFRDLKSYDIFDKCKAFYEYVKKVQRKGLYQSMFRVTLTSPIDHRVTIFNPLKRCEQEILCFDSNSYFCLHRHPRVVRAAIQTIEKMGVGTPSAQLLSGTNRYLRELEEELCDFHKREDAIVFPSGFAANLGTITALVRSNDLIVRDRFVHASIHEGCRATKSKFIRVYPHNDMQALERIINSAEGHGCNGKMIISDGIFSMHGRLAPLPELVEIAKKYKAKLMIDDAHGLGVIGPTGGGIEEHFNMIGAADVLMGTLSKVLGGIGGYVCGSKDLIYYLRFFAASGFFTTALPAATCASLTEALKVIKEEPHHRHKLWHNLWRLWRGLYDAGLIVSEPDSAILTVFMGSMNLMFKFSRELFDLGIKCGSVAYPAVPKQESILRWTLCSTHTDEDIDRAIEACRIIGKRFGMLGKTPEEIQELGNSFEEA
- a CDS encoding DNA polymerase III subunit alpha, with amino-acid sequence MIPLVTRSNGSLGWGVAAPEAIVRAAFKYGYRRMALTDTDNLYNLWPFLQACSEVGISPIIGAELTEPDSKQRVVCLVENELGYRNLCRLISKRHCQKDFKLIKDLPSLALGLYVLVPSAKLLASLYEAGVTVAAALPRNPSPQAVRARVLARNLGVDAVAVPSSFFVYPQEYNLHRLLRAIANNTSFSCLLPNEVAPADAFLASPAEYEQRFAIWPEVMRASEEIAERLNYTAPNFGIVMPPLIEQSDLSTSDGNSHELLRALTYQGAEQRYGAELHETVVERIEYELNIICSMGFASYFLVVEQIVKRSSRICGRGSGAASIVAYCLGITNVCPIKFNLYFERFLNPGRCDPPDIDVDFAWDERDTAINTVLTEHRGHCAMVASFTSFQPRMAIRETAKVFGLTDGEIGQVSKRLPWFWHEVEDDDSASLLQRLRKLPELKDLDFAEPWPQIMQLAQQLIGIPRHISVHPGGIVITPEPIDNYVPIEMAPKGVPIIQWEKDGAETAGLVKIDLLGNRSLAVIRDAIANIRLHGDFAEQDWEPEDDLATQDCIAKGQTMGCFYIESPATRLLQQKAKRGDYEHVVIHSSVIRPAANKWIHEYLRRLHGGQWQPIHPLLEHVLDDTYGIMVYQEDVAKAAKALAGFSHVEADALRKVMSKRDRAKRLPDFFKRFVAGARARGVSNEKIASVWEMILSFDGYSFCKPHSASYARVSFQAAYLKTHFPAEFMAAVISNQGGFYSLAAYVSEAKRLGIKILPPDINHSEMCWQGKDGTMRPGWLTLRGLSIKTSERIIARRPYKSFIDFLERVRPEEPEARLLIHARAFDSLVVDEATNTSSRRVVGEEYGNVIPRTLSVVKYTQPYRRHTANAIASHAALLWQLAAWRDATSKKNESDLFAIDSAAKARREDNNTVIPAQAGMKSAMQSNLMMDSRFRGSDDDIPPPPLLPDDPRDLLHAEMTALGFLCAQHPLILCDVSRLAKKITKAQELSHYTGKRVCGVGFLITGKVVATNKGDPMEFVTFEDDTGLMECTFFPRVYRRFCHMLDYQHPYIIEGKVDEDYGAHTITVDKIKRMELK
- a CDS encoding helix-turn-helix transcriptional regulator, whose translation is MSSKKHSNLTNQIRRLRFENNEMTQEQLAQEVGVTRQTIIALEAGKYVPSLVLAIRIAKTFNKQVEEVWCQTPDT